A genomic stretch from Deltaproteobacteria bacterium includes:
- a CDS encoding D-alanine--D-alanine ligase has product MEERSTQKLRVGIIMGGVSSEKEVSLESGRNIFNKIGRTKYDPIPIFMDSKGALWEIPIKLLMRNCTKDIEEDLPEEATRIPYEALSSRVDFITIGLHGKYGEDGCLQGLLELLKIPYTGSGVLGSALGMDKFTCRKILAVSGIDVPRTLPVFRRQWIPENSKEIIDTIEKEIGFPCVVKPTREGCSTAVKKVVSPDGIPDAIEDALRWDNTALVEEFIDGIEVTCGIIENDRPLALTPSETIPTDDVLSLEDKFLYGQGENKTPARVPDDILKKIQDVAVQTFNALDLKGYARIDMFVRKDGRVAVLEPNTLPGMTPSTVLFHQAAASGITQTELIDRVIQAGIKDHAKKRGPL; this is encoded by the coding sequence TCAGGGTCGGGATTATCATGGGAGGAGTATCCTCGGAAAAGGAGGTCTCTCTCGAGAGCGGCAGAAATATCTTCAATAAGATCGGACGGACGAAATACGACCCCATTCCAATATTCATGGACAGCAAAGGTGCTCTCTGGGAGATACCGATTAAACTGCTGATGCGTAACTGTACCAAGGACATTGAAGAAGATCTGCCGGAAGAAGCAACGCGTATCCCATATGAAGCGTTAAGTTCACGGGTTGATTTTATCACTATCGGTCTTCACGGCAAGTACGGTGAGGATGGATGCTTGCAGGGTCTGCTGGAGCTTCTGAAGATCCCCTATACAGGGTCGGGTGTCCTTGGCTCTGCCTTAGGAATGGATAAATTTACATGCCGAAAGATCCTTGCCGTAAGCGGCATCGATGTGCCCCGGACGTTGCCGGTCTTCAGGCGGCAATGGATACCTGAAAACAGTAAGGAAATTATTGATACCATTGAAAAAGAAATCGGATTCCCCTGTGTCGTAAAGCCAACGAGGGAAGGTTGCAGCACCGCCGTTAAAAAGGTAGTATCGCCGGACGGCATACCGGACGCCATCGAAGACGCATTACGCTGGGATAATACGGCTTTGGTTGAGGAATTCATTGACGGGATTGAGGTTACCTGCGGGATTATTGAAAACGATCGTCCCCTCGCCCTGACTCCCTCTGAAACCATTCCTACTGATGATGTCCTTTCCCTTGAAGACAAGTTTCTCTACGGTCAGGGTGAAAACAAAACCCCCGCCAGAGTGCCTGATGATATATTGAAAAAAATACAGGATGTTGCCGTTCAGACGTTCAATGCCCTCGACCTGAAAGGGTATGCAAGAATCGACATGTTTGTCAGAAAAGATGGACGGGTGGCTGTGCTCGAACCGAATACCCTCCCTGGGATGACCCCCTCCACCGTTCTTTTCCACCAGGCAGCAGCCTCCGGAATTACCCAGACAGAATTAATAGATCGGGTCATTCAGGCCGGCATTAAGGATCATG